From the Xiphophorus maculatus strain JP 163 A chromosome 20, X_maculatus-5.0-male, whole genome shotgun sequence genome, one window contains:
- the LOC102218680 gene encoding SLIT-ROBO Rho GTPase-activating protein 3-like isoform X3 yields the protein MSSQAKVKKDKEIIAEYETQVKEIRNQLVEQFRCLEQQSESRLQLLQDLQEFFRRKAELQLEYSRGLDKLAERYSSKIRSSREHQHFKKDQNLISTVNCWYLVLDQTRRESRDHATLSDIYNNNVIVRLAHVGEDVTRLFKKSKDIGVQMHEELVKVTNELYTVMKTYHMYHSESLSAESKLKEAEKQEEKHIGKVNDISGGLLRHSHDERPQRRSSVRKMEKMKEKRQAKYFENKLKCTKARNDYLLNLAATNALVAKYYIHDVSDMIDSCDLGYHASLARTMRTYLSAEYSLETSRHEGLDLLEGAVDAMDIRGDKLRFMDTHSQIFCPPARFDYQPHMGDEVCQVSAQQPVQTELLMRYHQLQSRLATLKIENEEVKKTLDATMQTLQDMLTVEDFDVSEAFQHSQSTESVKSASSDSYMSKANITKRRANQQETEGFYFTKYKEYLNGSNLIIKLQAKHDLLKQTLGEGERAEYGTTRGRRNVRARSQDSGQPIPVVVESCIRYINLYGLQQQGIFRVPGSQVEVNDIKNAFERGEDPLVDDQTDHDINSVAGVLKLYFRGLENPLFPKERFLDFISTTKLDSGGERAHHLQQIIVTLQRPVIIVMRYLFAFLNHLSQYSDENMMDPYNLAICFGPTLMPIPDDQDPVACQAHVNEVIKTIIIHHEAIFPSQRELEGPVYEKCMAGGEEYCESPHSEPGALDEIDNGTGPNTSDEEFEPIEAIAKFDYVGRSSRELSFKKGASLLLYMRASEDWWEGRHNGVDGLIPHQYIVVQDMDDAFSDSIQRTESETSSGSHYDDRASSRNEHQSPCDHAAENRFGPALGRVRVRSDGAAVPRHRNNGADSLSPTRAADQPPRVMPRPCSPHKIAVSRAHADSPEKRRFTTFGSSGSINHPDRKAFVESHSQRSSPSTARHGSLGDHKALEAEALAEVRAATSYRSADIEKTMNTALHELRELERQNVAKHAPDVVLDTLEPLKHPGAAQEMSASPLHTMVIRDPDAAQRRCSSSSSSETMTTFKPALSSRRPSAPLRPPPVRPVRPAPVIGPGQVPHRSSSSSSSGLGSPGITPTERVFPKAPSPSPSTSSSSSDKQGNM from the exons GAAAGACCAAAATCTAATCTCCACTGTGAACTGCTGGTATTTGGTTTTGGACCAGACCCGGCGAGAGAGCCGAGACCACGCCACTCTCAGCGACATCTACAACAACAATGTCATTGTCCGCTTGGCACATGTGGGCGAGGATGTCACCAGACTCTTCAAAAAG AGTAAAGACATCGGGGTCCAGATGCATGAGGAGTTAGTGAAAGTCACCAATGAACTCTACACA gtgatGAAGACATACCACATGTACCACAGTGAGAGTCTGAGTGCTGAGAGCAAGCTGAAGgaggcagaaaaacaggaagagaagcACATTGGCAAGGTGAATGACATCAGCGGCGGTCTGTTGCGTCACAGTCACGATGAGCGTCCCCAACGAAGAAGTTCTGTCCGGaagatggaaaaaatgaaggaaaag AGACAGGCCAAGTACTTTGAAAATAAGCTGAAGTGCACAAAAGCCCGGAACGACTATCTTCTCAATCTGGCAGCTACCAACGCTCTGGTGGCCAAATATTACATACACGATGTGTCGGACATGATAGAT TCTTGTGACTTGGGCTACCATGCAAGCTTGGCACGCACCATGAGGACCTATCTGTCTGCTGAATACAGTCTGGAAACCTCTCGCCACGAAGGTTTGGATCTACTTGAAGGAGCTGTAGATGCCATGGACATTAGAGGGGACAAGCTAAGGTTTATGGACACACACAGTCAGATCTTCTGTCCTCCAGCACGCTTTGACTACCAGCCACATATGGGGGATGAG gTGTGTCAGGTTAGTGCACAGCAGCCTGTCCAGACAGAGCTCTTAATGCGATACCACCAGCTGCAGTCTCGCCTGGCCACACTGAAGATAGAAAATGAAGAG GTTAAGAAGACTCTTGATGCCACCATGCAGACCCTCCAGGACATGCTAACTGTGGAGGACTTTGATGTATCAGAGGCCTTCCAGCACAGCCAATCCACAGAGTCTGTCAAATCGGCCTCCTCTGACTCCTATATGAGCAAGGCAAACATCACCAAAAGGCGAGCCAATCAGCAAGAGACTGAGGGCTTCTACTTCACA aaatacaaagaGTACTTGAACGGCAGCAATCTCATTATTAAACTGCAAGCTAAGCACGACCTTCTGAAGCAGACACTAGGAGAAG GGGAGAGGGCTGAATATGGAACAACAAG GGGAAGAAGAAATGTCCGTGCCAGGAGTCAG GATTCAGGGCAGCCTATACCAGTGGTGGTTGAGAGCTGCATTCGATACATCAATCTGTACG GtcttcagcaacaaggcatatTTCGGGTTCCAGGATCTCAGGTCGAAGTCAATGACATTAAGAATGCATTTGAAAGAG GAGAAGATCCACTAGTGGACGATCAGACTGATCATGACATCAACTCTGTGGCAGGCGTCCTCAAGCTCTACTTCCGAGGGCTGGAAAACCCGCTTTTCCCCAAAGAACGTTTCCTCGACTTCATCTCCACCACCA AACTTGATTCTGGTGGTGAAAGAGCTCATCATCTCCAGCAGATAATTGTGACCCTACAGCGGCCTGTGATCATTGTCATGAGATACCTGTTTGCTTTTCTCAATCA TCTTTCCCAATACAGTGACGAGAACATGATGGACCCCTACAATCTGGCTATCTGCTTCGGCCCCACGCTGATGCCCATACCGGACGACCAGGATCCCGTGGCTTGCCAAGCACACGTTAATGAGGTCATCAAGACGATCATTATCCACCACGAGGCCATCTTTCCGAGCCAGCGGGAGTTGGAAGGACCGGTCTATGAAAAATGCATGGCAGGAGGTGAAGAGTACTG tGAAAGCCCTCACAGTGAGCCAGGAGCTCTTGATGAGATCGACAACGGGACCGGGCCAAACACAAGTGATGAAG AGTTTGAGCCAATTGAGGCCATTGCCAAGTTTGACTACGTGGGGCGAAGTTCGAGGGAGCTGTCCTTCAAGAAGGGAGCGTCTCTGCTGCTGTACATGAGAGCGTCTGAGGATTGGTGGGAGGGCCGGCACAACGGTGTGGATGGGCTGATCCCGCATCAATACATTGTAGTGCAAGACAT GGATGATGCTTTCTCAGACAGCATTCAGAGGACAGAAAGTGAGACCAGCAGTGGATCTCACTATGATGACAGGGCGTCATCAAGAAATGAGCATCAGTCTCCCTGTGACCATGCTGCTGAGAACCGTTTTGGACCTGCATTAGGAAG GGTAAGAGTGCGATCAGATGGAGCCGCAGTTCCCCGCCACAGGAACAATGGTGCCGACAGCCTCAGCCCCACCAGGGCTGCTGACCAGCCGCCCAGGGTAATGCCGCGCCCCTGCAGCCCGCACAAGATAGCCGTCAGCAGGGCCCATGCCGACAGCCCGGAGAAGCGCCGCTTCACCACGTTCGGCAGCTCAGGCTCCATCAACCACCCCGACAGGAAAGCATTTGTTGAGAGTCACTCTCAACGATCATCACCGAGCACAGCACGGCACGGCAGTTTAGGGGACCATAAAGCTCTGGAGGCCGAGGCGCTCGCGGAGGTGAGGGCTGCAACAAGTTATCGAAGTGCA GACATAGAGAAAACAATGAATACAGCTCTGCATGAATTGCGAGAGCTAGAGCGGCAGAATGTAGCCAAACATGCCCCCGATGTTGTCCTGGACACCCTGGAGCCTCTCAAGCACCCTGGTGCTGCCCAGGAAATGTCTGCCAGCCCCCTGCACACCATGGTGATCAGGGACCCGGATGCAGCCCAGCGAcgttgcagcagcagctcctcctctgagacCATGACCACTTTCAAACCAGCTCTGTCGTCACGTAGACCGAGCGCTCCTCTAAGGCCCCCGCCGGTCAGGCCTGTCCGACCGGCTCCAGTGATTGGACCTGGCCAGGTACCGCACcgctccagcagctccagctctTCTGGTCTGGGCAGTCCTGGCATCACCCCCACTGAAAGGGTGTTTCCTAAAGCACCCTCCCCATCGCCGTCCACGTCCTCTTCATCCTCCGACAAACAGGGTAACATGTAG
- the LOC102218680 gene encoding SLIT-ROBO Rho GTPase-activating protein 3-like isoform X4 yields the protein MSSQAKVKKDKEIIAEYETQVKEIRNQLVEQFRCLEQQSESRLQLLQDLQEFFRRKAELQLEYSRGLDKLAERYSSKIRSSREHQHFKKDQNLISTVNCWYLVLDQTRRESRDHATLSDIYNNNVIVRLAHVGEDVTRLFKKSKDIGVQMHEELVKVTNELYTVMKTYHMYHSESLSAESKLKEAEKQEEKHIGKVNDISGGLLRHSHDERPQRRSSVRKMEKMKEKRQAKYFENKLKCTKARNDYLLNLAATNALVAKYYIHDVSDMIDSCDLGYHASLARTMRTYLSAEYSLETSRHEGLDLLEGAVDAMDIRGDKLRFMDTHSQIFCPPARFDYQPHMGDEVCQVSAQQPVQTELLMRYHQLQSRLATLKIENEEVKKTLDATMQTLQDMLTVEDFDVSEAFQHSQSTESVKSASSDSYMSKANITKRRANQQETEGFYFTKYKEYLNGSNLIIKLQAKHDLLKQTLGEGERAEYGTTRGRRNVRARSQDSGQPIPVVVESCIRYINLYGLQQQGIFRVPGSQVEVNDIKNAFERGEDPLVDDQTDHDINSVAGVLKLYFRGLENPLFPKERFLDFISTTKLDSGGERAHHLQQIIVTLQRPVIIVMRYLFAFLNHLSQYSDENMMDPYNLAICFGPTLMPIPDDQDPVACQAHVNEVIKTIIIHHEAIFPSQRELEGPVYEKCMAGGEEYCESPHSEPGALDEIDNGTGPNTSDEEFEPIEAIAKFDYVGRSSRELSFKKGASLLLYMRASEDWWEGRHNGVDGLIPHQYIVVQDMDDAFSDSIQRTESETSSGSHYDDRASSRNEHQSPCDHAAENRFGPALGRVRVRSDGAAVPRHRNNGADSLSPTRAADQPPRVMPRPCSPHKIAVSRAHADSPEKRRFTTFGSSGSINHPDRKAFVESHSQRSSPSTARHGSLGDHKALEAEALAEDIEKTMNTALHELRELERQNVAKHAPDVVLDTLEPLKHPGAAQEMSASPLHTMVIRDPDAAQRRCSSSSSSETMTTFKPALSSRRPSAPLRPPPVRPVRPAPVIGPGQVPHRSSSSSSSGLGSPGITPTERVFPKAPSPSPSTSSSSSDKQGNM from the exons GAAAGACCAAAATCTAATCTCCACTGTGAACTGCTGGTATTTGGTTTTGGACCAGACCCGGCGAGAGAGCCGAGACCACGCCACTCTCAGCGACATCTACAACAACAATGTCATTGTCCGCTTGGCACATGTGGGCGAGGATGTCACCAGACTCTTCAAAAAG AGTAAAGACATCGGGGTCCAGATGCATGAGGAGTTAGTGAAAGTCACCAATGAACTCTACACA gtgatGAAGACATACCACATGTACCACAGTGAGAGTCTGAGTGCTGAGAGCAAGCTGAAGgaggcagaaaaacaggaagagaagcACATTGGCAAGGTGAATGACATCAGCGGCGGTCTGTTGCGTCACAGTCACGATGAGCGTCCCCAACGAAGAAGTTCTGTCCGGaagatggaaaaaatgaaggaaaag AGACAGGCCAAGTACTTTGAAAATAAGCTGAAGTGCACAAAAGCCCGGAACGACTATCTTCTCAATCTGGCAGCTACCAACGCTCTGGTGGCCAAATATTACATACACGATGTGTCGGACATGATAGAT TCTTGTGACTTGGGCTACCATGCAAGCTTGGCACGCACCATGAGGACCTATCTGTCTGCTGAATACAGTCTGGAAACCTCTCGCCACGAAGGTTTGGATCTACTTGAAGGAGCTGTAGATGCCATGGACATTAGAGGGGACAAGCTAAGGTTTATGGACACACACAGTCAGATCTTCTGTCCTCCAGCACGCTTTGACTACCAGCCACATATGGGGGATGAG gTGTGTCAGGTTAGTGCACAGCAGCCTGTCCAGACAGAGCTCTTAATGCGATACCACCAGCTGCAGTCTCGCCTGGCCACACTGAAGATAGAAAATGAAGAG GTTAAGAAGACTCTTGATGCCACCATGCAGACCCTCCAGGACATGCTAACTGTGGAGGACTTTGATGTATCAGAGGCCTTCCAGCACAGCCAATCCACAGAGTCTGTCAAATCGGCCTCCTCTGACTCCTATATGAGCAAGGCAAACATCACCAAAAGGCGAGCCAATCAGCAAGAGACTGAGGGCTTCTACTTCACA aaatacaaagaGTACTTGAACGGCAGCAATCTCATTATTAAACTGCAAGCTAAGCACGACCTTCTGAAGCAGACACTAGGAGAAG GGGAGAGGGCTGAATATGGAACAACAAG GGGAAGAAGAAATGTCCGTGCCAGGAGTCAG GATTCAGGGCAGCCTATACCAGTGGTGGTTGAGAGCTGCATTCGATACATCAATCTGTACG GtcttcagcaacaaggcatatTTCGGGTTCCAGGATCTCAGGTCGAAGTCAATGACATTAAGAATGCATTTGAAAGAG GAGAAGATCCACTAGTGGACGATCAGACTGATCATGACATCAACTCTGTGGCAGGCGTCCTCAAGCTCTACTTCCGAGGGCTGGAAAACCCGCTTTTCCCCAAAGAACGTTTCCTCGACTTCATCTCCACCACCA AACTTGATTCTGGTGGTGAAAGAGCTCATCATCTCCAGCAGATAATTGTGACCCTACAGCGGCCTGTGATCATTGTCATGAGATACCTGTTTGCTTTTCTCAATCA TCTTTCCCAATACAGTGACGAGAACATGATGGACCCCTACAATCTGGCTATCTGCTTCGGCCCCACGCTGATGCCCATACCGGACGACCAGGATCCCGTGGCTTGCCAAGCACACGTTAATGAGGTCATCAAGACGATCATTATCCACCACGAGGCCATCTTTCCGAGCCAGCGGGAGTTGGAAGGACCGGTCTATGAAAAATGCATGGCAGGAGGTGAAGAGTACTG tGAAAGCCCTCACAGTGAGCCAGGAGCTCTTGATGAGATCGACAACGGGACCGGGCCAAACACAAGTGATGAAG AGTTTGAGCCAATTGAGGCCATTGCCAAGTTTGACTACGTGGGGCGAAGTTCGAGGGAGCTGTCCTTCAAGAAGGGAGCGTCTCTGCTGCTGTACATGAGAGCGTCTGAGGATTGGTGGGAGGGCCGGCACAACGGTGTGGATGGGCTGATCCCGCATCAATACATTGTAGTGCAAGACAT GGATGATGCTTTCTCAGACAGCATTCAGAGGACAGAAAGTGAGACCAGCAGTGGATCTCACTATGATGACAGGGCGTCATCAAGAAATGAGCATCAGTCTCCCTGTGACCATGCTGCTGAGAACCGTTTTGGACCTGCATTAGGAAG GGTAAGAGTGCGATCAGATGGAGCCGCAGTTCCCCGCCACAGGAACAATGGTGCCGACAGCCTCAGCCCCACCAGGGCTGCTGACCAGCCGCCCAGGGTAATGCCGCGCCCCTGCAGCCCGCACAAGATAGCCGTCAGCAGGGCCCATGCCGACAGCCCGGAGAAGCGCCGCTTCACCACGTTCGGCAGCTCAGGCTCCATCAACCACCCCGACAGGAAAGCATTTGTTGAGAGTCACTCTCAACGATCATCACCGAGCACAGCACGGCACGGCAGTTTAGGGGACCATAAAGCTCTGGAGGCCGAGGCGCTCGCGGAG GACATAGAGAAAACAATGAATACAGCTCTGCATGAATTGCGAGAGCTAGAGCGGCAGAATGTAGCCAAACATGCCCCCGATGTTGTCCTGGACACCCTGGAGCCTCTCAAGCACCCTGGTGCTGCCCAGGAAATGTCTGCCAGCCCCCTGCACACCATGGTGATCAGGGACCCGGATGCAGCCCAGCGAcgttgcagcagcagctcctcctctgagacCATGACCACTTTCAAACCAGCTCTGTCGTCACGTAGACCGAGCGCTCCTCTAAGGCCCCCGCCGGTCAGGCCTGTCCGACCGGCTCCAGTGATTGGACCTGGCCAGGTACCGCACcgctccagcagctccagctctTCTGGTCTGGGCAGTCCTGGCATCACCCCCACTGAAAGGGTGTTTCCTAAAGCACCCTCCCCATCGCCGTCCACGTCCTCTTCATCCTCCGACAAACAGGGTAACATGTAG
- the LOC102218680 gene encoding SLIT-ROBO Rho GTPase-activating protein 3-like isoform X2 produces MSSQAKVKKDKEIIAEYETQVKEIRNQLVEQFRCLEQQSESRLQLLQDLQEFFRRKAELQLEYSRGLDKLAERYSSKIRSSREHQHFKKDQNLISTVNCWYLVLDQTRRESRDHATLSDIYNNNVIVRLAHVGEDVTRLFKKSKDIGVQMHEELVKVTNELYTVMKTYHMYHSESLSAESKLKEAEKQEEKHIGKVNDISGGLLRHSHDERPQRRSSVRKMEKMKEKRQAKYFENKLKCTKARNDYLLNLAATNALVAKYYIHDVSDMIDSCDLGYHASLARTMRTYLSAEYSLETSRHEGLDLLEGAVDAMDIRGDKLRFMDTHSQIFCPPARFDYQPHMGDEVCQVSAQQPVQTELLMRYHQLQSRLATLKIENEEVKKTLDATMQTLQDMLTVEDFDVSEAFQHSQSTESVKSASSDSYMSKANITKRRANQQETEGFYFTKYKEYLNGSNLIIKLQAKHDLLKQTLGEGERAEYGTTRPPTLPPKPQRMRKCRPRSIFNRKLFNGNMEAFIQDSGQPIPVVVESCIRYINLYGLQQQGIFRVPGSQVEVNDIKNAFERGEDPLVDDQTDHDINSVAGVLKLYFRGLENPLFPKERFLDFISTTKLDSGGERAHHLQQIIVTLQRPVIIVMRYLFAFLNHLSQYSDENMMDPYNLAICFGPTLMPIPDDQDPVACQAHVNEVIKTIIIHHEAIFPSQRELEGPVYEKCMAGGEEYCESPHSEPGALDEIDNGTGPNTSDEEFEPIEAIAKFDYVGRSSRELSFKKGASLLLYMRASEDWWEGRHNGVDGLIPHQYIVVQDMDDAFSDSIQRTESETSSGSHYDDRASSRNEHQSPCDHAAENRFGPALGRVRVRSDGAAVPRHRNNGADSLSPTRAADQPPRVMPRPCSPHKIAVSRAHADSPEKRRFTTFGSSGSINHPDRKAFVESHSQRSSPSTARHGSLGDHKALEAEALAEDIEKTMNTALHELRELERQNVAKHAPDVVLDTLEPLKHPGAAQEMSASPLHTMVIRDPDAAQRRCSSSSSSETMTTFKPALSSRRPSAPLRPPPVRPVRPAPVIGPGQVPHRSSSSSSSGLGSPGITPTERVFPKAPSPSPSTSSSSSDKQGNM; encoded by the exons GAAAGACCAAAATCTAATCTCCACTGTGAACTGCTGGTATTTGGTTTTGGACCAGACCCGGCGAGAGAGCCGAGACCACGCCACTCTCAGCGACATCTACAACAACAATGTCATTGTCCGCTTGGCACATGTGGGCGAGGATGTCACCAGACTCTTCAAAAAG AGTAAAGACATCGGGGTCCAGATGCATGAGGAGTTAGTGAAAGTCACCAATGAACTCTACACA gtgatGAAGACATACCACATGTACCACAGTGAGAGTCTGAGTGCTGAGAGCAAGCTGAAGgaggcagaaaaacaggaagagaagcACATTGGCAAGGTGAATGACATCAGCGGCGGTCTGTTGCGTCACAGTCACGATGAGCGTCCCCAACGAAGAAGTTCTGTCCGGaagatggaaaaaatgaaggaaaag AGACAGGCCAAGTACTTTGAAAATAAGCTGAAGTGCACAAAAGCCCGGAACGACTATCTTCTCAATCTGGCAGCTACCAACGCTCTGGTGGCCAAATATTACATACACGATGTGTCGGACATGATAGAT TCTTGTGACTTGGGCTACCATGCAAGCTTGGCACGCACCATGAGGACCTATCTGTCTGCTGAATACAGTCTGGAAACCTCTCGCCACGAAGGTTTGGATCTACTTGAAGGAGCTGTAGATGCCATGGACATTAGAGGGGACAAGCTAAGGTTTATGGACACACACAGTCAGATCTTCTGTCCTCCAGCACGCTTTGACTACCAGCCACATATGGGGGATGAG gTGTGTCAGGTTAGTGCACAGCAGCCTGTCCAGACAGAGCTCTTAATGCGATACCACCAGCTGCAGTCTCGCCTGGCCACACTGAAGATAGAAAATGAAGAG GTTAAGAAGACTCTTGATGCCACCATGCAGACCCTCCAGGACATGCTAACTGTGGAGGACTTTGATGTATCAGAGGCCTTCCAGCACAGCCAATCCACAGAGTCTGTCAAATCGGCCTCCTCTGACTCCTATATGAGCAAGGCAAACATCACCAAAAGGCGAGCCAATCAGCAAGAGACTGAGGGCTTCTACTTCACA aaatacaaagaGTACTTGAACGGCAGCAATCTCATTATTAAACTGCAAGCTAAGCACGACCTTCTGAAGCAGACACTAGGAGAAG GGGAGAGGGCTGAATATGGAACAACAAG GCCCCCCACTCTCCCCCCTAAACCCCAGAGAATGCGGAAGTGTAGACCTCGTTCCATTTTTAACCGTAAGCTGTTTAACGGCAATATGGAGGCCTTCATTCAG GATTCAGGGCAGCCTATACCAGTGGTGGTTGAGAGCTGCATTCGATACATCAATCTGTACG GtcttcagcaacaaggcatatTTCGGGTTCCAGGATCTCAGGTCGAAGTCAATGACATTAAGAATGCATTTGAAAGAG GAGAAGATCCACTAGTGGACGATCAGACTGATCATGACATCAACTCTGTGGCAGGCGTCCTCAAGCTCTACTTCCGAGGGCTGGAAAACCCGCTTTTCCCCAAAGAACGTTTCCTCGACTTCATCTCCACCACCA AACTTGATTCTGGTGGTGAAAGAGCTCATCATCTCCAGCAGATAATTGTGACCCTACAGCGGCCTGTGATCATTGTCATGAGATACCTGTTTGCTTTTCTCAATCA TCTTTCCCAATACAGTGACGAGAACATGATGGACCCCTACAATCTGGCTATCTGCTTCGGCCCCACGCTGATGCCCATACCGGACGACCAGGATCCCGTGGCTTGCCAAGCACACGTTAATGAGGTCATCAAGACGATCATTATCCACCACGAGGCCATCTTTCCGAGCCAGCGGGAGTTGGAAGGACCGGTCTATGAAAAATGCATGGCAGGAGGTGAAGAGTACTG tGAAAGCCCTCACAGTGAGCCAGGAGCTCTTGATGAGATCGACAACGGGACCGGGCCAAACACAAGTGATGAAG AGTTTGAGCCAATTGAGGCCATTGCCAAGTTTGACTACGTGGGGCGAAGTTCGAGGGAGCTGTCCTTCAAGAAGGGAGCGTCTCTGCTGCTGTACATGAGAGCGTCTGAGGATTGGTGGGAGGGCCGGCACAACGGTGTGGATGGGCTGATCCCGCATCAATACATTGTAGTGCAAGACAT GGATGATGCTTTCTCAGACAGCATTCAGAGGACAGAAAGTGAGACCAGCAGTGGATCTCACTATGATGACAGGGCGTCATCAAGAAATGAGCATCAGTCTCCCTGTGACCATGCTGCTGAGAACCGTTTTGGACCTGCATTAGGAAG GGTAAGAGTGCGATCAGATGGAGCCGCAGTTCCCCGCCACAGGAACAATGGTGCCGACAGCCTCAGCCCCACCAGGGCTGCTGACCAGCCGCCCAGGGTAATGCCGCGCCCCTGCAGCCCGCACAAGATAGCCGTCAGCAGGGCCCATGCCGACAGCCCGGAGAAGCGCCGCTTCACCACGTTCGGCAGCTCAGGCTCCATCAACCACCCCGACAGGAAAGCATTTGTTGAGAGTCACTCTCAACGATCATCACCGAGCACAGCACGGCACGGCAGTTTAGGGGACCATAAAGCTCTGGAGGCCGAGGCGCTCGCGGAG GACATAGAGAAAACAATGAATACAGCTCTGCATGAATTGCGAGAGCTAGAGCGGCAGAATGTAGCCAAACATGCCCCCGATGTTGTCCTGGACACCCTGGAGCCTCTCAAGCACCCTGGTGCTGCCCAGGAAATGTCTGCCAGCCCCCTGCACACCATGGTGATCAGGGACCCGGATGCAGCCCAGCGAcgttgcagcagcagctcctcctctgagacCATGACCACTTTCAAACCAGCTCTGTCGTCACGTAGACCGAGCGCTCCTCTAAGGCCCCCGCCGGTCAGGCCTGTCCGACCGGCTCCAGTGATTGGACCTGGCCAGGTACCGCACcgctccagcagctccagctctTCTGGTCTGGGCAGTCCTGGCATCACCCCCACTGAAAGGGTGTTTCCTAAAGCACCCTCCCCATCGCCGTCCACGTCCTCTTCATCCTCCGACAAACAGGGTAACATGTAG